The Mauremys mutica isolate MM-2020 ecotype Southern chromosome 1, ASM2049712v1, whole genome shotgun sequence genome has a segment encoding these proteins:
- the LOC123375624 gene encoding olfactory receptor 52M1-like: MSEYNTTDFTNPSTFILQGIPGLEAAHVWISIPFCIMYIIAMLGNFTILFTVKMELSLHEPMYYFLCMLAITDLVVHTSSLPKMLSIFWFNSREIDFSACLTQMYFIHCFLVMESGIFLAMAFDRYVAICDPLRHSTILTDSFVAKIGLAVMLRGSIVILPFPLLARQWPYCRTNIIPQPYCAHISVVNLACADTHVSSYYGLFVLFCVMDLDAAFIAVSYTQILRAIFSLPTKDARLKTLGTCSSHLFVILAFYIPGLFISLMYRFAQNVPLHFHVLIANVYLLMPSVLNPIIYGVRTKQIRDRLLRLFTHKGT, encoded by the coding sequence ATGTCAGAATACAacacaaccgacttcaccaacccctccaccttcatcctgcagggcattcctggcctggaggcagcccatgtctggatctccatccccttctgcatcaTGTACATCATAGCCATgctggggaacttcaccatcctgttcactGTGAAGATGGAGctgagcctccatgagcccatgtactatttcctctgcatgctggccatcaccgaCCTGGTCGTGCATACATCCAGCcttcccaaaatgctgagcatcttctggttcaattccagggagatcgatttcagtgcctgcctcacccagatgtacttcattcactgcttcttagtgatggagtctgggatcttcctggccatggcttttgatcgctatgtggccatctgtgaccccctgagacattccaccatcttGACAGACTCCTTTGTGGCCAAGATTGGCCTGGCCGTGATGCTGCGTGGCAGCATAGTCATACTGCCCTTTCCCCTCCTAGCGAGGCAGTGGCcgtattgcagaaccaacatcatcccccagcCATACTGCGCACACATATCCGTGGTGAACCTGGCCTGCGCCGACACCCACGTCAGTAGTTACTACGGCCTCTTTGTGCTATTCTGTGTAATGGATCTGGATGCAGCTTTTATTGCTgtgtcctatacccagatccttagggccatcttcagcctccccacaaaggatgcccggctcaagactttggGGACTTGCAGCTCCCATCTCTTTGTCATTTTAGCCTTTTACATCCCTGGTCTCTTCATCTCCCTCATGTACCGATTTGCCCAGaatgtgcccctgcatttccacGTTCTCATTGCCAATGTGTACCTCTTAATGCCCTCCGTGCTAAATCCCATCATctacggggtgaggaccaaacagatccgggacaggctgctccggctctttactcataaagggaCTTAA